The following coding sequences lie in one Candidatus Dormiibacterota bacterium genomic window:
- the fusA gene encoding elongation factor G, whose translation MAREYSLEKTRNIGIIAHIDAGKTTVTERVLFYTGRTHKIGEVHEGEATMDWMEQEQERGITITSAATTCFWQDHRINIIDTPGHVDFTVEVERSLRVLDGGVTVFDGVAGVEPQSETVWRQADKYEVPRICFVNKLDRTGADFFADLKSIWDRLSKKAVAIQLPIGTEGGFKGIIDLVNMKAIIFKDDLGKVFDEAEIPEDMKEKAAEYRHTLVERVAETDEALLDKYIEAGDLSPEDIVAGLRKAVLANEIYPVLCGSALKNKGVQQLLDAVNAYLPSPLDVPEITGIEPKSGDEITRKASDEEPFAALAFKIAADPFVGKLAFFRVYSGVLKSGSYILNSSTGEKERLGRILRMHANHREEVSEVYSGEIAAAVGLKATTTGNTLCDPAHPIVLESITFPEPVISIAIEPKTKADQEKMSIALQRLAEEDPTFRMTTNHETNQTLISGMGELHLDIIVDRMKREFKVEANIGRPQVAYRETIRKPAKIEGKYIRQSGGRGQYGHVWLELTPQEPGAGFEFKNAITGGNIPREYIAPVEQGVKEALQNGVLAGYPVVDVHVKLYDGSYHDVDSSEMAFKIAGSMALQAGVKQASPVLLEPVMKVEVVTPEEFMGDVIGDLNSKRGRIEKMDDRGQAKVVDAFVPLAEMFGYTTTLRSMTQGRASNSMEFDHYEEVPPNVAEEIIGKRTAKA comes from the coding sequence ATGGCCAGAGAATATAGCTTAGAAAAAACCAGGAATATAGGCATCATCGCCCACATCGACGCCGGTAAAACGACAGTTACCGAGCGGGTTTTGTTTTACACCGGTCGCACCCACAAAATCGGTGAGGTGCATGAGGGTGAAGCCACCATGGACTGGATGGAGCAAGAGCAGGAGCGCGGCATTACTATTACCTCGGCTGCTACCACTTGCTTCTGGCAAGATCACCGCATTAACATCATCGATACCCCGGGCCACGTAGATTTTACCGTAGAGGTAGAGCGCAGCTTGCGGGTGCTAGATGGCGGAGTAACGGTTTTTGATGGGGTTGCTGGTGTTGAACCGCAATCAGAAACCGTTTGGCGCCAGGCCGACAAATATGAAGTGCCGCGCATTTGCTTTGTAAACAAGCTCGATCGTACCGGTGCCGATTTTTTTGCCGACCTTAAAAGCATTTGGGATCGCCTAAGCAAAAAGGCTGTAGCCATACAGCTGCCGATTGGCACAGAGGGTGGATTCAAAGGAATTATAGACCTAGTAAATATGAAGGCGATTATCTTTAAAGACGACCTCGGTAAGGTTTTTGACGAAGCTGAGATTCCAGAAGACATGAAGGAAAAAGCCGCTGAGTACCGCCACACTTTGGTAGAGCGGGTAGCCGAGACCGATGAGGCCTTGCTAGATAAATACATAGAAGCTGGTGACCTAAGTCCTGAAGATATCGTGGCCGGTCTGCGCAAGGCGGTACTTGCTAACGAAATCTACCCCGTATTATGTGGTTCGGCCCTAAAGAACAAAGGCGTGCAGCAGCTGCTTGATGCCGTAAATGCATACCTGCCCAGCCCGCTGGATGTGCCAGAAATTACTGGTATCGAGCCTAAAAGCGGCGATGAGATTACCCGTAAGGCATCAGACGAAGAGCCGTTTGCTGCCCTGGCCTTTAAGATCGCCGCCGACCCGTTCGTGGGTAAGCTGGCTTTTTTCCGTGTGTACTCGGGTGTATTAAAATCCGGCTCATATATCCTAAACTCCAGCACGGGCGAAAAGGAGCGGCTGGGGCGAATACTTAGAATGCACGCAAACCACCGCGAGGAAGTCAGCGAGGTCTATTCGGGCGAAATCGCCGCCGCCGTGGGGCTTAAGGCTACCACTACTGGTAATACCTTGTGCGATCCGGCTCACCCGATTGTACTGGAATCTATCACCTTCCCAGAGCCGGTTATTTCCATCGCCATCGAGCCGAAGACCAAGGCCGACCAAGAGAAGATGAGTATTGCTCTGCAGCGCCTGGCCGAGGAAGATCCGACATTTAGAATGACGACTAATCACGAAACCAACCAGACTTTGATTTCTGGTATGGGCGAGCTGCACCTGGATATTATTGTAGATCGTATGAAGCGTGAGTTTAAGGTAGAGGCCAATATTGGCCGCCCGCAGGTGGCTTACCGCGAAACCATTCGCAAGCCGGCCAAGATCGAAGGCAAGTACATTCGCCAATCCGGCGGCCGCGGCCAGTACGGCCATGTCTGGCTGGAGCTGACCCCGCAGGAGCCGGGCGCAGGCTTTGAATTCAAGAACGCTATTACCGGCGGTAATATTCCGCGCGAATACATTGCCCCAGTTGAGCAGGGTGTAAAAGAAGCTTTGCAGAATGGTGTTCTGGCCGGCTACCCGGTGGTAGATGTGCACGTTAAGCTCTACGATGGCTCGTACCACGATGTAGACTCTAGCGAAATGGCCTTTAAGATTGCCGGTTCCATGGCACTGCAGGCCGGCGTAAAGCAGGCCAGCCCGGTACTGCTCGAGCCAGTCATGAAGGTAGAGGTGGTAACACCCGAGGAGTTTATGGGTGATGTTATCGGTGATCTTAACTCCAAGCGCGGGCGGATAGAGAAAATGGATGACCGTGGCCAGGCCAAGGTGGTAGACGCGTTCGTGCCGCTGGCAGAGATGTTCGGCTACACCACCACTCTGCGTTCAATGACCCAAGGCCGGGCCTCGAACTCGATGGAATTTGATCATTACGAGGAAGTGCCGCCGAATGTGGCTGAAGAAATTATAGGTAAGCGCACAGCCAAGGCTTAA
- a CDS encoding NUDIX domain-containing protein produces the protein MHRLQKHIFHKLITNSQLRYSQLKPAEVEGNLFMYHLRQLTKEGLVEKTDDGLYELTPEGKVRADQFSLQLFKPRLQPRIVTLIVCQNEEGQWLMFRRRRQPLYGQVGFPYGKLHIGESVKEAAERELKEKTGLSVALTHRGDGYISICEEGEPVSQILFHLFYGQSPSGKLKARVKAGESFWADIADIKDDKLIVSVPDLIYLLAQNPSQRFFAELNYA, from the coding sequence ATGCACCGTCTGCAAAAACACATCTTCCATAAACTAATCACCAACTCCCAGCTGCGTTATTCCCAACTTAAGCCGGCTGAGGTGGAGGGTAATCTCTTTATGTACCACCTGCGCCAGCTGACAAAAGAGGGTTTGGTGGAAAAGACAGACGATGGTCTATATGAGCTGACACCAGAGGGCAAGGTGCGGGCCGACCAGTTCAGTCTGCAGCTTTTTAAACCGCGTTTGCAGCCTAGAATCGTAACTTTGATCGTCTGCCAAAACGAGGAAGGGCAGTGGCTGATGTTCCGCCGCCGCCGCCAGCCTCTGTACGGCCAGGTGGGCTTTCCGTACGGTAAGCTGCACATAGGTGAGAGTGTTAAAGAGGCAGCTGAGCGCGAACTTAAGGAAAAGACAGGTTTGAGTGTTGCGCTCACACACCGCGGTGATGGCTACATTTCTATCTGCGAGGAAGGGGAGCCGGTCAGCCAGATTCTGTTCCACCTCTTTTACGGGCAGAGCCCGTCTGGCAAACTTAAAGCTAGGGTTAAAGCCGGCGAGAGCTTTTGGGCTGATATTGCGGATATTAAAGACGACAAACTGATTGTAAGCGTGCCCGATCTAATATACCTGCTCGCCCAAAACCCCAGCCAGCGCTTCTTCGCAGAATTGAATTACGCCTAG